From a single Candidatus Schekmanbacteria bacterium genomic region:
- a CDS encoding glycosyltransferase family 4 protein, whose amino-acid sequence MKILLVIPHYSFHIFGAVKPLLKDLSRGLARRGHQADVLSLYIDKFWEPQWKKEVFHDDGVKVIRWPSINPLPRAKGEKSNVLNIINCGAIPSPGFRKLEREYDIINFFDMIDLSFPFFSLFNNIPKIHYCITLTEQFKFYKERTLWKHILAITSDYHLAATRQSLGLLRELGIKEERSDYLYHGVDTEIFKPDYESKKDDTVLFLSRIEQRKGLKTLLEAMPLVKKRVKLLIVGQVADDAYFKEVVKLIDAEVSRGYHEIRYTGPVEESLKPALYQSAALYVLPSIHEDFGIVNVEALACGTPVVASRVGGVPEVVDDGVDGFIFEAGNAAELAAAIDRLMSDRELRRKFGDEGRKIVLEKFSWERIIERLEDIYSRIINSHNRRSL is encoded by the coding sequence ATGAAAATACTTTTAGTTATTCCTCATTATTCTTTTCATATTTTTGGAGCTGTAAAGCCGCTGCTTAAGGATTTGAGCAGGGGACTTGCCAGGAGAGGACATCAGGCAGATGTTCTTAGCCTTTATATAGACAAGTTCTGGGAGCCGCAATGGAAAAAAGAAGTATTCCATGATGATGGAGTAAAAGTAATAAGATGGCCTTCAATAAATCCCTTACCGCGTGCAAAAGGTGAAAAAAGCAATGTCCTCAATATAATCAATTGCGGGGCCATACCCTCGCCGGGATTCAGAAAACTTGAAAGGGAATATGACATCATCAATTTTTTCGACATGATCGATCTTTCTTTTCCTTTCTTTTCACTGTTTAACAATATACCCAAGATACATTATTGCATAACCCTTACAGAGCAGTTTAAGTTTTACAAAGAGCGCACTCTATGGAAACATATTCTGGCAATTACAAGCGATTATCATCTTGCAGCTACAAGGCAATCTCTTGGTCTTCTTCGTGAACTTGGGATTAAAGAGGAACGTTCTGACTATTTGTATCATGGAGTTGATACGGAAATATTCAAACCTGACTATGAAAGCAAAAAGGATGATACCGTCCTTTTCCTGTCGCGAATAGAACAAAGGAAAGGCCTGAAGACTCTTCTTGAGGCAATGCCTCTCGTAAAAAAAAGAGTGAAGCTTTTGATTGTCGGACAGGTTGCTGATGATGCTTATTTTAAGGAAGTTGTGAAACTTATAGATGCTGAGGTTTCGAGAGGATATCATGAGATAAGATATACCGGACCGGTGGAAGAAAGCCTGAAACCTGCACTCTATCAATCAGCAGCTTTATATGTGCTTCCTTCTATCCATGAGGATTTCGGGATTGTAAATGTTGAAGCCCTTGCATGTGGAACACCCGTTGTGGCATCAAGGGTCGGCGGGGTGCCCGAGGTTGTGGATGATGGAGTGGACGGGTTCATATTTGAGGCAGGCAATGCAGCAGAACTTGCGGCAGCCATAGACAGACTTATGTCGGACAGGGAACTGAGAAGGAAATTCGGAGATGAGGGGAGAAAGATAGTACTGGAAAAATTTTCATGGGAAAGGATAATAGAACGTCTTGAAGATATTTATTCCAGGATAATTAATTCCCATAATAGGAGAAGTCTATGA
- the glgC gene encoding glucose-1-phosphate adenylyltransferase, which produces MSKKVLGMIMAGGKGTRLYPLTRDRAKPAVPFGGKYRIIDFVLSNFINSGIYAVYVMTQFKSQSLAEHLQDGWRLSGLLRDHFIIPVPAQMRTGESWYKGTSDAIYQNLHLIERFKPDIVAIFGADHIYRIDIRQMIDYHVTTNSEVTVSAVPYPVEKCEGMGIIEIDKKWQIIGFEEKPKVPKPIPSMPELALVSMGNYLFNTDVLMKVLEEDAVRETAHDFGKTILPDIYKKRKVFAYNFKTNVIPGIQSGEEAGYWRDIGTIEAYWEAHMDLKNIRPVFNLYNPKWPLRTVSYSNPPAKFVHAEEGRTGTAINSLISEGTIVSGAKVLGSIIGRNARIHSYSEIKDSIIMDNVDIGEGAKITRSIIDKNVMIPPGAVIGEGAATLENSFICRDSGIVVVPKKAR; this is translated from the coding sequence ATGAGTAAGAAAGTTCTTGGCATGATAATGGCAGGAGGGAAGGGAACGAGGCTTTACCCTTTGACCAGAGACAGAGCAAAGCCTGCTGTGCCATTCGGCGGCAAATACAGGATAATAGACTTTGTCCTCAGCAATTTCATTAATTCCGGAATTTACGCAGTCTATGTAATGACACAGTTTAAATCCCAGTCTCTGGCCGAGCACCTTCAGGACGGATGGAGATTGAGCGGTCTGCTCCGTGACCACTTCATAATCCCTGTTCCAGCTCAGATGCGCACAGGTGAGTCCTGGTATAAGGGAACATCTGATGCAATTTATCAGAATCTTCACCTCATAGAGAGATTCAAGCCTGATATTGTCGCCATATTCGGAGCTGACCACATCTACCGGATAGATATCAGGCAGATGATAGATTATCATGTGACCACCAATTCGGAAGTGACAGTTTCTGCTGTTCCGTATCCGGTCGAAAAGTGCGAGGGGATGGGAATAATAGAAATCGATAAGAAGTGGCAGATTATCGGTTTCGAAGAAAAACCCAAGGTCCCCAAACCGATTCCTTCAATGCCGGAGCTTGCACTTGTCTCCATGGGTAATTATCTGTTCAATACTGATGTGCTGATGAAAGTGCTTGAAGAGGATGCTGTGCGGGAAACTGCCCATGATTTCGGCAAAACCATATTGCCTGATATTTACAAGAAGCGGAAGGTTTTCGCATATAACTTTAAAACCAATGTTATTCCGGGAATACAATCCGGTGAAGAGGCCGGCTACTGGCGGGATATCGGGACTATCGAGGCCTACTGGGAAGCACACATGGATCTTAAGAACATAAGGCCGGTATTTAATCTTTATAATCCCAAATGGCCTTTAAGGACTGTAAGTTACAGCAATCCGCCTGCAAAATTTGTCCATGCGGAGGAAGGAAGGACAGGTACCGCCATTAATTCCCTTATATCAGAAGGGACCATTGTAAGCGGTGCAAAAGTATTGGGTTCCATAATAGGAAGGAATGCGCGCATCCACAGTTACAGCGAAATCAAGGATTCAATCATAATGGACAATGTAGACATCGGTGAGGGCGCTAAGATTACCCGTTCCATAATTGATAAAAATGTGATGATACCTCCCGGTGCTGTCATAGGAGAGGGTGCTGCGACTCTTGAAAATAGCTTTATATGCAGGGATTCAGGGATAGTAGTAGTTCCAAAGAAGGCTCGCTGA
- a CDS encoding L-2-amino-thiazoline-4-carboxylic acid hydrolase, which translates to MTFEEKQKEVLLERFALALPELYENLKKVCGDEEGAEIFRNVTEEKFKKNYEKIKAIKLEDMMAAETGASRIFGWELHIEEREENGEKVWYEYLGNCPHLKATVKHGMPAPCRPVCYNDFDLLEKYNVLRAKETAHVLKGASACCFRISRI; encoded by the coding sequence ATGACTTTTGAGGAAAAGCAAAAGGAAGTATTGCTGGAAAGATTTGCCCTTGCTTTGCCTGAACTTTATGAAAATCTGAAAAAGGTTTGTGGGGATGAGGAGGGAGCAGAAATATTCAGGAATGTTACAGAGGAAAAATTTAAAAAAAATTACGAGAAGATTAAAGCCATCAAGCTGGAGGATATGATGGCTGCTGAAACGGGAGCATCGAGGATATTTGGATGGGAACTGCATATTGAAGAGAGAGAAGAAAATGGTGAGAAGGTATGGTATGAATATCTCGGGAACTGTCCTCATCTCAAAGCTACAGTAAAACATGGAATGCCTGCTCCGTGCCGCCCTGTTTGTTATAATGATTTTGATCTGCTCGAGAAATACAATGTGCTAAGGGCTAAAGAGACTGCGCATGTTTTGAAAGGCGCCTCTGCATGCTGTTTCAGGATCAGCAGGATTTAA
- a CDS encoding GAF domain-containing protein — MRKKPHTKKIVHTQQDKINHYLKKLNSSKSKESILQNTLLYSIALTGSDAGVATILKENCVELAGIYNNGKWESNLQAKYIESLNDYFTNPNKKIKSLRHIPRELQFKEQYPYLANNLIINLNNKKIGAIILFRKHAPYEENELKEIRLFLTHTGMMLESALNKETKNRYSTNLKAINNIIKYITSERSMTQIIKRIAPVMKQIVRFDSMVITVFDEEEDIVTDLYHYSTERYWESKNINAPISSPKIKYILKTKKFHISADIRTDPKLPARQTAVDSGMVSELIVGCLSKGKVLGALSLMKKESDYYTKADGEYAEMLSRQLGNAIERFRYNNIISRKNRYSGATNFITRETLCSKNTTHAIKYLFKEMSECVPFDAAMIGFFSDDFRKVRIQIYVSGKLRKGIEYDVNPDNKESLVYHLKNRRRFLTVDQAEKASFMEEKIAVMSGLQSSVIAPLSMPDKVIGFLALASRKKKAFDQTDLSGTGMIAGNFTMALQNNILTKDAIQEKLNWEKTFDSISDYILLTNSDGKIIHLNKSAQGLIRKTGKLTNVQDIQTFFAKLGIIVDESYKTVTFDESKTVNFTVQAKDKSRFYEISINPCCIYKVEKPETAVFLIKDITHHKNTESESKRLYKVASKQAFQLKTLNIIAKISNSSVPSNKVFFDIGREIEKVIPFDSIGRIWVYDKEKNPISIYFLRQQHIRFPVEQALKAGIGQTAISETIRTAKPLIRNIKDGFNTFTEDKQCLRYGVNSIMYIPLKSRKSISGCITLGRKNNDCFTDDDIPFLEQVAVHISSMIERNVLLKNILIANKEWETTFNSISDYIFITDLDYNITKYNETFRKTFIEPMVHRSSVPIKCYDLFNCTNYKKDGKCITHKLMAGAKPTIIEYEDKERGRILLISVSPISMPETGTEGCVHIATDITDIRNAERKLNKQTSQLDTLLNDFPDSIVMFDSDKKVIKSNKLAQKVHGFINDTSFDDFLNDFLKNIKMTDLSGKEVPYDSLPLVKAFKYGEPTINNLYNLEFKGGKRICGIINVSLIKDRKGNVQNIISTFKDITEQREKDDKLIKQAEELNNIFTTFHDGLLIIDIKEKKIIGNNEVKKIFANPEETDFKFDPESFFLRNRYFDTNGIEIEPKDRPIAKTLSEGIPIVNKEVTLLVDNKKKSSLLVNTAPLLDKNGEIYGILGVFKDITAQKKLEIQLINSEKLSSLGTMVSGIAHELNNPLSGILGFSELLLGEKFLHDKIKNKIKTIHTQAERAAKIVEGLLSFSKQKAAEKSLLDINRTVEDTLELINYGLKESKVIVRKHLGNNLPLIYGDKNQIIQVIINVINNSVQSLLKKGGEGFIKISSSLELHHDSNSDKKKKEIRIDIEDSGIGIEKNHLIQIFDPFFTTSPTGEGTGLGLSISYGIIKEHGGEITAESTVGKGTTVSIFIPASDMESSELILTQKVSITPFHKLKKLTRILVIVSETAFGHGIADSLNNNMRIIMKAKNANDALEKIKSVDFDIVISGLKLPDMDSISFYKEATKIKNYLADRFLFVTEQATDWKTNKFLRMTGNKYITKPFKESDIQKAVSTFFSN; from the coding sequence GACTTTTTCTCACACATACAGGGATGATGCTTGAATCAGCGCTGAACAAAGAGACAAAAAACAGATATTCAACAAATCTCAAAGCAATCAATAATATAATCAAGTATATCACTTCAGAGCGTTCAATGACTCAAATAATAAAAAGAATAGCCCCCGTCATGAAGCAGATAGTCAGATTTGATTCCATGGTCATTACAGTGTTTGATGAAGAAGAAGACATCGTTACAGATCTCTATCATTACAGCACGGAAAGGTATTGGGAATCAAAGAATATTAATGCACCAATAAGTTCGCCTAAAATAAAATATATCCTCAAGACGAAAAAATTTCATATCTCGGCTGACATTCGAACTGACCCAAAACTGCCTGCCAGACAGACTGCAGTGGATAGCGGAATGGTTTCTGAACTTATTGTCGGGTGCCTTTCAAAGGGAAAGGTGCTCGGAGCACTGTCCCTGATGAAAAAGGAAAGTGATTATTATACAAAGGCTGACGGGGAATACGCTGAAATGCTGTCTCGCCAGCTTGGGAATGCGATCGAAAGATTCAGATACAATAATATTATTTCCAGAAAAAACAGATACTCCGGGGCCACAAACTTCATCACAAGGGAAACACTGTGTTCAAAGAATACCACACATGCCATAAAATATCTTTTTAAAGAAATGAGTGAATGCGTTCCCTTTGATGCGGCGATGATTGGTTTTTTCAGCGATGATTTCCGGAAAGTGCGTATTCAAATCTACGTTAGTGGAAAACTCCGGAAGGGAATAGAGTATGATGTTAATCCTGACAACAAGGAAAGCCTTGTTTACCACCTTAAAAACAGAAGAAGATTTCTTACAGTAGACCAGGCAGAAAAAGCAAGTTTCATGGAAGAAAAGATTGCGGTAATGAGCGGATTGCAGTCAAGTGTTATCGCTCCTCTTTCAATGCCTGATAAAGTAATAGGATTCCTTGCCCTGGCAAGCCGTAAGAAAAAAGCATTTGACCAGACAGATCTCTCAGGCACAGGGATGATAGCAGGGAATTTCACAATGGCACTGCAAAATAACATCCTGACGAAAGATGCCATACAGGAAAAACTAAACTGGGAAAAAACTTTCGACTCCATTTCAGACTATATTCTTTTAACCAACAGTGATGGGAAGATCATTCACCTTAACAAATCTGCACAGGGATTAATCAGGAAAACTGGGAAACTTACAAATGTGCAGGACATACAGACTTTTTTTGCAAAACTTGGAATAATCGTTGATGAAAGCTATAAAACCGTCACATTTGATGAAAGCAAAACAGTGAACTTCACAGTTCAGGCAAAGGATAAGAGCAGATTTTATGAAATATCCATAAATCCCTGTTGCATATACAAAGTCGAAAAGCCCGAGACGGCAGTATTTCTTATAAAAGACATCACCCATCATAAAAATACGGAGAGCGAGTCAAAGAGGCTTTACAAAGTCGCATCAAAACAGGCTTTCCAGCTAAAAACGCTGAATATTATAGCAAAAATTTCAAACAGCAGTGTCCCTTCTAATAAAGTTTTTTTTGATATTGGGCGTGAGATTGAAAAGGTTATTCCCTTTGACAGCATAGGGAGAATATGGGTCTATGACAAGGAAAAGAATCCCATCTCAATTTATTTTCTTCGTCAGCAACACATCAGATTCCCGGTTGAACAGGCACTGAAAGCCGGAATCGGTCAAACAGCCATATCGGAAACCATAAGAACAGCAAAGCCATTAATCAGGAATATTAAAGACGGTTTTAATACATTTACAGAAGATAAACAATGTCTCAGATATGGTGTAAATTCCATAATGTATATTCCTTTGAAATCCAGAAAATCCATAAGCGGATGTATAACTCTTGGCAGGAAAAATAACGATTGTTTCACAGATGATGATATTCCTTTTCTGGAACAGGTAGCTGTTCACATTTCTTCTATGATTGAAAGAAATGTACTTTTAAAAAATATTCTCATTGCCAACAAGGAATGGGAAACAACCTTCAATTCGATTTCAGACTACATATTCATTACCGACCTCGACTATAACATAACAAAATACAATGAGACTTTCAGAAAAACATTCATAGAGCCAATGGTTCACCGTTCTTCTGTCCCAATTAAATGTTATGATTTGTTCAACTGCACTAATTACAAAAAAGACGGCAAATGCATTACACACAAATTAATGGCGGGAGCAAAACCTACAATCATAGAATATGAAGATAAAGAACGCGGTAGAATTCTGCTGATTTCTGTTTCTCCTATCAGCATGCCGGAAACAGGAACAGAGGGATGTGTACATATTGCCACTGACATAACTGATATAAGAAATGCCGAAAGAAAACTTAACAAGCAGACGTCACAGCTTGATACCCTGCTGAATGATTTTCCTGATTCCATAGTTATGTTCGATTCTGATAAAAAAGTGATAAAATCGAACAAACTCGCTCAGAAAGTCCACGGATTCATAAATGATACTTCGTTTGATGATTTTTTGAATGATTTTCTGAAAAATATTAAGATGACAGATCTAAGCGGCAAGGAAGTACCTTATGACTCGTTGCCTCTGGTCAAAGCTTTCAAGTACGGTGAACCCACCATAAACAATTTATACAATCTTGAGTTCAAGGGAGGGAAAAGAATCTGCGGCATAATCAACGTATCCCTTATAAAGGACAGAAAAGGAAACGTGCAAAACATAATATCAACTTTCAAGGACATTACCGAGCAGAGAGAAAAGGATGATAAATTAATAAAACAGGCTGAAGAGCTAAATAACATTTTTACAACCTTTCATGATGGTTTGTTGATTATAGATATAAAAGAAAAAAAAATAATAGGGAACAATGAAGTCAAGAAAATCTTTGCAAATCCTGAAGAGACTGATTTTAAATTCGACCCGGAAAGTTTCTTTTTGCGTAACCGCTACTTTGACACAAACGGAATTGAGATTGAACCAAAAGACCGCCCCATAGCAAAAACCCTTAGTGAAGGAATCCCAATCGTAAACAAAGAAGTCACTCTTTTAGTTGACAATAAGAAAAAATCTTCTCTACTGGTCAATACCGCGCCACTCCTCGACAAGAATGGGGAAATTTATGGGATACTCGGTGTTTTCAAAGATATAACTGCACAGAAAAAACTGGAGATACAACTTATAAATTCTGAAAAACTTTCAAGCCTTGGTACAATGGTTTCCGGAATAGCCCATGAATTAAACAATCCGCTTTCCGGAATCCTTGGGTTTTCAGAACTACTGCTTGGCGAAAAGTTCCTGCATGATAAAATAAAAAATAAGATAAAGACCATACATACTCAGGCTGAAAGGGCTGCAAAAATAGTTGAAGGACTTCTATCTTTTTCAAAACAAAAAGCCGCGGAGAAAAGCCTCTTAGACATAAACAGAACTGTCGAGGACACACTTGAACTTATCAACTACGGTCTTAAAGAAAGCAAAGTAATAGTCAGAAAACATTTGGGGAACAACCTGCCATTAATCTATGGTGACAAAAATCAGATCATACAGGTCATAATAAACGTAATAAACAATTCTGTTCAGAGCCTATTAAAAAAAGGCGGAGAGGGATTCATAAAAATATCTTCATCTTTAGAGCTTCACCATGATTCAAATTCTGATAAAAAGAAAAAAGAAATAAGAATAGACATAGAGGATTCCGGGATAGGTATAGAAAAAAATCATCTGATACAGATATTTGATCCTTTTTTCACAACCAGCCCAACAGGTGAAGGAACAGGTCTTGGGCTTTCAATATCCTATGGGATAATAAAAGAACATGGAGGTGAGATTACAGCAGAAAGCACTGTGGGAAAAGGGACTACAGTATCCATTTTTATACCGGCAAGTGATATGGAAAGCTCTGAACTTATACTAACCCAAAAAGTTTCAATCACACCTTTTCATAAACTCAAGAAATTGACACGTATCCTTGTCATAGTTAGTGAAACTGCATTCGGACACGGAATAGCTGACTCCCTTAACAATAACATGCGAATAATTATGAAAGCCAAGAATGCGAATGATGCACTGGAAAAAATAAAATCAGTTGATTTTGATATTGTTATAAGCGGACTCAAATTGCCTGATATGGACAGCATCTCCTTTTACAAGGAGGCCACAAAGATAAAAAACTATCTTGCCGACCGCTTCCTCTTTGTTACAGAACAAGCTACTGATTGGAAAACAAATAAGTTTCTCAGAATGACCGGAAACAAATATATAACAAAACCTTTCAAAGAATCAGATATTCAAAAGGCCGTAAGTACCTTCTTTTCAAATTAA